DNA sequence from the Candidatus Hydrogenedentota bacterium genome:
CGATAACATCAACATCGAGGTATTCGACGACGAAGCGGCGGCCCGTGACTACGCCGAACGCAACGTGCGGTCCAGTGCGCACTTCGTCATGCGCATCACACGGCACAAGGCATCGGCTCAGGACGTAACGGTGTTGGTGCGGGACAACGGCTCGCGGGAAGTCGTGGTCGAGTAGAGCGGGTTACAATCGTGCGGCGAGATAGGATTCAAAGGCCTCCCGACCCTCCATTGACAGCTATTTGTTGCCCTGATACGCTGCGCGCATGCGATTGGTACCGCTACTGGCCCTTGCGCTCGCGCTGAATGCCGGCGCGGAAAACCTGCTGAAGAATCCCAGCTTTGAAGTGGTGAGCGACGGTTCTCCCGCGGCCTGGAGCGTCTTTGTCCAGCCCAAACAAGGCGCGTCGTCTTTCTACGATCAGCGTGTGGCGAAAGACGGAAGCGCATCGGTGAAGCTGTCTATCGATTCGCCGTATATCGAGGACCCCGCGAACAACTGGAGCCAGAACGTCCTCGCGGACGTGCGCGGCAAGCGCCTGCATCTGAACGGCATGGTCAAGACGGAAAACGCGACCGAGGCCGCGGTCTGGGTGCAGTGTTATTCGAGAAACCCGTTGCGGCTCGTGCTGCAGGAGTCGACCGCATCGAGCGGCCTTCTGACCGGGACGCATGACTGGACGCCGGTGGAACTAAGCTTGGTCGCGCCAATCGATACGGATTTCGTGGTCGTCCGGTGCGTACTGCGCTTTCGCGGTACAGCGTGGTTCGACGCGTTGTCGCTCGAAGCGGAGACGGCGCAAATCAAATCGCCTGCGGCGCCCGCGGCGAAGATGCCGACACCGCCATCGATGCCGGCCGTACCTGAGACCATTCCCGCTCCGCCCGCAACTTCCACGGTGCGACCCGCGCCGTCTGACGAGATAATGCGGGCGCACGAGGAACTGCGGAAGGCGAACTGGCAGTTGCGTCAATCGAACGCAGCAATGACGGAACAGCTCGAAGAACTGCGCGGTCAAATCGACGATCTGAAACGGCAAATTGGCGAAACGGCGGCTGCCGCCAAGCAATTGCAGGAAGGCCAACCGAAACGGGTCGAGCGCGAGACGCCCGTCGTGGTCCCCCCTCCCCCGCTCGTACCGAATGAGGACGCGCCGTGATGAGCATCGTCATGCCGGTGACCATCGCGCTGGTCATGGCGATCGTTGCGGGAGCCGTGGTGTGGCTGGTGTGGAGCGTGATTGAGAATCTCATGGCCAAACGGACGCCTGCGCGCGGCTCCCCGACCACAACGCCCGCCACCGAATCCGACACACCCAAGCCAAGCTAATTCAAAACAGGCCCAACCCCAGGCGCGCTCAGCGGCTTTCTTCACCGCCGCCTGGTTGTACGACGGCCCGCCTGCGCCGGCGATCTTTCTGTTTGCGCAGTTTCGCGGTGCGTTTGGCTTCTGGGCTCGCACCGCCAAGTTGTTTTATTTCAATGAGTTCGCAAAGGCGGCGGCGCGCAAAGAACCGGTTCAGGGCCTGCGAGCGTTCCTTCGTCATCTTCACTTCGAGGCCGGTCGGACGGTGCGTGAGTAGAACGCCGGTCTGCGTCTTGTTTACGTGCTGGCCTCCGGGGCCGCTGGCCTTAACGAACTGCTCCACGAGGTCGGCCTCGCGCAGGCCGCAGGATTCCATACGCCGCAGGAGTTCGATTTCCTTTTGTTGCGATACGCCAAACTTGGACATAGGCGCAGGGTAGCACGGTGGACAATGTGGACGGAATGGAGGACCGCGCGATAGCGGAACCGCCTGCAAAAAGCAAAAAACGGCCGGTCATCCGTGGCCGGCCGTTCGCGCCAAGCTCGCTAATGTGCGGTGTTACGCCGCGACGTCCAAGTTCTGGCCAATTTCCGAGTTGGCCACGAGGGACTGGATCAGCGTGAGCGCTGCCGTCCCGATGTCGCGCGCGACCTGCACTTCCTTCTTCAGGGCCGCCGCCTGATACGCAATCGCCAATTCCGTGCCGCTTGCCAAGGGCGTTCCCGAAGTAACTCCTGTTATTCCAGCCATATGGACCTCCGTATCCGAAGCTGGTCTACCCCTTCCGGGCATCTCTTCGTACCGTTTATCGGCATTTGGCCCGGAAAACTTTAGCGGGCCGGGATGGCTACGATTTCGCACCCGTTGGACGGGGCGATTCCTCGACGAGCTTCAGGCTCTCGTCGATGAGGATCGGTCCGGTCTGTTCGCCGAGGGACGTACGCGTGACGTAGTTGTACCGCTCGAAGCTGTTGAAGTCCTCCTTGGTGAGGATGTACCCAAAGGCGTCGTTGGTCAGGCCGAACAGGAAGTTCTGCTCACCATACATTTTGCGCTTCAGGTAGAACCCGATGTTAGGCAGCGCCTCGCCGGGGATGGTGAGAATCTGCGCCGTGCCAAAGTTCACGAGATTGAGCGTCGTCGAGATCGTCCCGTCG
Encoded proteins:
- a CDS encoding peptide chain release factor-like protein, producing the protein MSKFGVSQQKEIELLRRMESCGLREADLVEQFVKASGPGGQHVNKTQTGVLLTHRPTGLEVKMTKERSQALNRFFARRRLCELIEIKQLGGASPEAKRTAKLRKQKDRRRRRAVVQPGGGEESR